One genomic segment of Stigmatella erecta includes these proteins:
- a CDS encoding MutS-related protein, giving the protein MTVPAEPSPHRTYTERRAAAQSRLAALDRLNARYANLRGLTFLAAALVAGLTGFGRLPRVYWWGVAGAVVLYAVWAVLHNAVFRKEARERLYVTLNERGLARLSSAWREFTERGDRFLSSSHLYTPDLDVFGQASLFQLLNETATRAGEERLASWLSTAAPAPAVVERQGAAQELAPQVGFRQDLCVEARLVSREKADPRLFIQWAESGPMLQSIRWARPVALVLPPITLTLYVLGQLHLVPAWSWWVGLFVQLGVVLATRGALRQMEERLSAGEHGFASYAPLFARVEGQKVQHPLLQRLQAGLQRPGEAPVSTHFQRFSRLYSFVEFKRHQFHPVVHLLTLWDIHALFPLERWREKHGAQVRHWFEALAEWEALSCLAGFAHDRPDFTWPTLVPEGPRVEARRLGHPLLDNPVANDVALPGPRHALLITGSNMSGKTTLMRAVGANVVLALAGAPVCASAFVLSPLQVLTSMRVKDSLERGVSYFYAEVQRIKAVLDAAAQAQGQALFLLDEILLGTNTRERQIASREVLRLLLGTGACGAVTTHDLSLAVLAGEPGVHVVNVHFRDHLEDGKMVFDYTLRQGVVDTTNALRVLRMAGVPVNEAEAPFDSGDKALARS; this is encoded by the coding sequence ATGACCGTTCCAGCCGAGCCTTCTCCCCACCGCACGTACACCGAGCGCCGCGCCGCCGCCCAATCGAGACTCGCGGCCCTGGACCGGCTCAACGCGCGCTACGCCAACCTGCGCGGGCTCACCTTCCTGGCGGCGGCCCTGGTCGCGGGGTTGACCGGCTTCGGACGGCTCCCGCGGGTCTACTGGTGGGGGGTGGCCGGGGCGGTGGTCCTCTATGCGGTGTGGGCCGTGCTGCACAACGCGGTCTTCCGCAAGGAGGCCCGGGAGCGGTTGTACGTGACGTTGAATGAGCGCGGGCTGGCGCGGCTGAGCAGCGCCTGGCGCGAGTTCACCGAGCGGGGAGATCGCTTCCTGTCTTCCTCACACCTGTACACACCGGACCTGGATGTCTTCGGGCAGGCCAGCCTCTTCCAGCTCTTGAACGAAACGGCGACCCGGGCCGGGGAAGAGCGGCTCGCCTCCTGGCTGTCCACCGCGGCCCCGGCCCCCGCCGTGGTGGAGCGGCAGGGGGCGGCCCAGGAGCTGGCACCGCAGGTGGGCTTCCGGCAGGACCTGTGCGTGGAGGCGCGCCTGGTGTCCCGGGAGAAGGCGGACCCGCGGCTGTTCATCCAGTGGGCCGAGTCAGGCCCCATGCTCCAGTCCATCCGCTGGGCCCGGCCGGTGGCGCTGGTGCTTCCCCCCATCACCCTGACGCTCTACGTGCTCGGGCAGCTCCACCTGGTGCCCGCGTGGTCCTGGTGGGTGGGGCTCTTCGTGCAACTCGGGGTGGTGCTGGCCACCCGGGGCGCCCTGCGGCAGATGGAGGAGCGGCTGTCGGCGGGAGAGCACGGCTTCGCGAGCTACGCGCCGCTCTTCGCCCGCGTCGAGGGGCAGAAGGTCCAGCACCCGTTGCTCCAGCGGCTCCAGGCGGGGCTCCAGCGGCCGGGCGAGGCGCCCGTCTCCACCCACTTCCAGCGCTTCAGCCGGCTGTACTCGTTCGTGGAGTTCAAGCGGCACCAGTTCCACCCGGTGGTGCACCTGCTCACGCTCTGGGACATCCACGCCCTGTTCCCCCTGGAGCGCTGGCGCGAGAAGCACGGCGCCCAGGTGCGGCACTGGTTCGAGGCGCTCGCGGAGTGGGAGGCGCTCTCGTGCCTGGCGGGCTTCGCGCACGACCGGCCGGACTTCACCTGGCCCACGCTCGTCCCCGAGGGCCCGCGCGTGGAGGCCCGGAGGCTGGGCCACCCGCTGCTGGACAACCCCGTGGCCAACGACGTGGCCCTGCCGGGCCCCCGCCACGCGCTGCTCATCACCGGCTCCAACATGTCGGGGAAGACCACCCTGATGCGGGCGGTGGGCGCCAATGTCGTCCTGGCGCTGGCGGGTGCCCCCGTGTGCGCGAGCGCGTTCGTCCTGAGCCCGCTCCAGGTGCTCACCAGCATGCGCGTGAAGGACTCGCTGGAGCGCGGCGTGTCCTACTTCTACGCCGAGGTGCAGCGCATCAAGGCGGTGCTGGACGCGGCGGCCCAGGCCCAGGGGCAGGCGCTGTTCCTGCTGGATGAAATCCTGCTGGGCACCAACACGCGCGAGCGGCAGATCGCCTCGCGCGAGGTGCTGCGGCTGCTGCTGGGCACGGGGGCCTGCGGCGCGGTGACGACGCACGATTTGTCCCTGGCGGTGCTGGCCGGCGAGCCCGGCGTCCACGTGGTGAACGTCCACTTCCGGGACCACCTGGAGGACGGAAAGATGGTGTTCGACTACACCCTGCGCCAGGGCGTGGTGGACACCACCAACGCGCTGCGGGTGCTGCGCATGGCGGGCGTTCCGGTGAACGAGGCCGAAGCGCCCTTCGATTCCGGAGACAAGGCGCTCGCGCGCTCTTAA
- a CDS encoding methylthioribulose 1-phosphate dehydratase translates to MLRTEALGARTEELIRVGRFFFERGWVPATAGNFSARLDADHVVLTASGRHKGELEAEGFLVVTPDGQVLPPGGKPSAETALHLMLYRREPRLGAVLHTHSRPATLLSRLSPRGVVLEGYEVQKALPGVDSHTARVEVPVFPNDQDIPRLASRVEDFLRGHPDTSGYLIEGHGLYTWGRTVAEARRHVEAFEFLFECELDLRRLTR, encoded by the coding sequence ATGCTCCGCACCGAAGCGCTCGGGGCTCGGACCGAGGAACTCATCCGGGTGGGCCGCTTCTTTTTCGAGCGCGGCTGGGTCCCCGCCACCGCGGGCAACTTCTCCGCGCGGCTGGACGCGGACCACGTGGTCCTCACCGCCTCGGGCCGCCACAAGGGGGAGCTGGAGGCGGAGGGCTTCCTGGTGGTGACGCCCGACGGCCAGGTGCTCCCCCCCGGCGGCAAGCCCTCGGCCGAGACGGCGCTGCACCTCATGCTCTACCGGCGTGAGCCGCGGCTCGGGGCGGTGCTGCACACCCACTCGCGCCCGGCCACCCTGCTGTCCCGGCTGAGCCCGCGGGGGGTGGTGCTGGAAGGCTACGAGGTGCAGAAGGCCCTGCCGGGCGTGGACAGCCACACCGCGCGCGTGGAGGTGCCCGTGTTCCCCAACGACCAGGACATCCCCCGGCTCGCCTCCCGGGTCGAGGACTTCCTGCGGGGGCACCCGGACACGTCCGGGTACCTCATCGAGGGCCATGGCCTCTACACCTGGGGCCGTACGGTGGCGGAGGCGCGGCGCCACGTGGAAGCGTTCGAGTTTCTGTTCGAGTGCGAGCTGGACCTGAGGAGGCTGACACGATGA
- a CDS encoding 1,2-dihydroxy-3-keto-5-methylthiopentene dioxygenase yields the protein MSELRVFDEGDVSHPLLHTRDFDTIRRELESVGIRFERWEARKPLPPGASQEDILTAYQDSVERLMKERGLQSVDVLGMVPDHPDRAAIRKKFLEEHTHSEDEVRFFVEGQGLFSIHKAGRVFLVLCEKGDLISVPDGTPHWFDMGPSPHFIAIRLFTHKEGWVARMTGSAIASSFPRLE from the coding sequence ATGAGCGAGCTAAGGGTCTTCGACGAGGGGGATGTGTCCCACCCCCTCCTTCACACCCGGGACTTCGACACCATCCGCCGGGAACTCGAATCCGTGGGCATCCGCTTCGAGCGCTGGGAGGCGCGCAAGCCCCTGCCCCCCGGGGCGAGCCAGGAGGACATCCTGACCGCCTACCAGGACTCCGTGGAGCGGCTGATGAAGGAGCGGGGGCTCCAGTCGGTGGATGTGCTGGGCATGGTGCCGGACCATCCGGACCGGGCCGCCATCCGCAAGAAGTTCCTCGAGGAGCACACCCACAGCGAGGACGAGGTGCGCTTCTTCGTCGAGGGCCAGGGCCTCTTCAGCATCCACAAGGCGGGGCGCGTCTTTTTGGTGCTGTGCGAGAAGGGCGACCTCATCAGCGTTCCGGACGGCACGCCCCACTGGTTCGACATGGGCCCCTCGCCCCACTTCATCGCCATCCGCCTCTTCACCCACAAAGAAGGCTGGGTGGCACGGATGACGGGCAGCGCCATCGCCTCGTCCTTCCCGCGCCTCGAATAA
- a CDS encoding porin, producing the protein MMKSLRVLFLPLSLAVALPAGAQSPLSAPAPGPQEPLPEGSPPPSEPASGPAPAAPQPPPPASAAPSITAEPGKGILVKAPGDRYSFGIRARIQFRDTFQHFDRSDTNEINIRTIRLIVHGNVLSPDLRYTVQLAFGGNDFETGSSSPLFDAFVDYTRLRDLNIRVGQFFVPFDRARTIREFALQMVDRQLAVRELNLDRDVGVMFSSTNLFGLNEWLGYNLFIGGGDGRNRFAAYEAGPLAVLRLTLRPFGTFDDDQEGDLTRGAKPRLALGIAGAYNANTSRRNSTLGTAFTAGTVDYTHLAADLVFKYRGLSVLAEGLWRKASEDAVEGTVNGTVTREATRSGHGYFVQAGYLVSPKVELTARWDQLFARDGTDPQLVQLVRTQGKQAGAGANLYLNGHAFKVQGDYFYIFGPDGEPRHVARLQLDASF; encoded by the coding sequence ATGATGAAGTCACTCCGGGTCCTCTTCCTTCCCCTGTCCCTGGCGGTCGCGCTCCCCGCCGGGGCCCAGTCCCCCCTCTCCGCTCCGGCCCCAGGGCCGCAGGAGCCCCTCCCCGAGGGCTCGCCTCCGCCCTCGGAGCCTGCGTCCGGGCCCGCCCCGGCGGCGCCGCAACCCCCGCCTCCGGCGAGCGCCGCGCCCTCCATCACCGCGGAGCCCGGCAAGGGCATCCTGGTGAAGGCCCCAGGGGACCGGTACTCCTTCGGCATCCGGGCGCGCATTCAGTTCCGGGACACGTTCCAGCACTTCGACCGGAGCGACACGAACGAGATCAACATCCGGACGATCCGGCTCATCGTGCACGGCAACGTCCTCTCGCCGGACCTGCGCTACACCGTTCAGCTGGCCTTCGGCGGCAATGACTTCGAGACGGGCAGCAGCTCCCCCCTCTTCGATGCCTTCGTGGACTACACGCGGCTGAGAGATCTGAACATCCGGGTGGGCCAGTTCTTCGTCCCCTTCGACCGGGCCCGGACCATCCGCGAGTTCGCACTGCAGATGGTGGACCGGCAGCTGGCGGTGCGGGAGCTGAACCTCGACCGGGACGTGGGCGTGATGTTCTCGTCCACCAACCTCTTCGGGCTGAACGAGTGGCTCGGCTACAACCTCTTCATCGGCGGGGGCGACGGCCGCAACCGGTTCGCGGCGTACGAGGCGGGCCCGCTGGCCGTGCTGCGGCTCACGCTGCGGCCCTTCGGCACCTTCGATGATGACCAGGAAGGCGACCTGACGCGCGGGGCGAAGCCCCGGCTGGCCCTCGGCATCGCGGGGGCCTACAACGCCAACACCTCACGCCGGAACAGCACCCTGGGCACGGCCTTCACCGCCGGCACCGTGGACTACACGCACCTGGCGGCGGACCTGGTGTTCAAGTACCGCGGCCTCTCGGTGCTCGCCGAAGGGCTGTGGCGCAAGGCCAGCGAGGACGCGGTGGAGGGCACCGTCAACGGCACCGTCACGCGCGAGGCCACCCGCTCCGGCCATGGCTACTTCGTGCAGGCCGGCTACCTGGTGAGCCCGAAGGTGGAGCTGACCGCGCGCTGGGACCAGCTCTTCGCGCGGGACGGCACGGATCCGCAGCTCGTGCAGCTCGTGCGGACCCAAGGCAAGCAGGCCGGGGCGGGCGCCAACCTCTACCTGAACGGCCATGCCTTCAAGGTGCAGGGCGACTACTTCTACATCTTCGGCCCTGACGGAGAGCCCCGCCACGTCGCCCGCCTCCAGCTCGACGCGAGCTTCTGA
- a CDS encoding sigma-54-dependent transcriptional regulator, with product METLLIIDDDVGLLENLQMHFEEILQDGAPRYNVVTATSAAMGLKAAQEAMPSVVILDMMLPDRSGLEIIEEMKTLCGDARIILVTAHHDMETTIRAMKAGAFDYIHKPFPDPAALDLVVDRALEYRQLSRRAASVNVENAAARLGDIVGTSPLMQQLVKEIGKVTSSTATVLINGESGTGKELFARVIHNYSYDEAKPFIGINCSAIVDTLLESELFGHEKGSFTGATTTKQGKFELAEDGTVFLDEIGDMSLMLQSKLLRVLQEREFERVGGVKRIKLRARVIAATHRTLSEEVASGRFREDLYQRLKVITLRIPPLRERREDIPLLVHHLLERINEKVHKRVLRVPPEVLEHLTRLPWRGNVRELENVLTRAVVLAPGEVLLGEDLPALEPGPQEPGRPLPATGPLFAAPAVDDASQIPTLEEAERVLIQRAMAVTKGHKGKTCQILGISRPTLERKLQKYALSQPVPSSLGGQG from the coding sequence ATGGAGACCCTTCTCATCATCGATGACGACGTGGGCCTCCTGGAGAACCTCCAGATGCACTTCGAGGAGATTCTCCAGGATGGCGCACCGCGTTACAACGTGGTGACGGCCACCAGCGCCGCCATGGGGCTCAAGGCGGCCCAGGAGGCCATGCCCAGCGTGGTCATCCTGGACATGATGCTGCCGGACCGCAGCGGCCTGGAAATCATCGAGGAGATGAAGACGCTGTGCGGGGACGCGCGCATCATCCTCGTCACCGCGCACCACGACATGGAGACGACGATCCGGGCCATGAAGGCCGGGGCGTTCGACTACATCCACAAGCCCTTCCCGGACCCGGCCGCGCTGGATCTGGTGGTGGACCGGGCGCTGGAGTACCGGCAGCTGTCGCGGCGCGCCGCGTCCGTGAACGTGGAGAACGCGGCGGCGCGGCTGGGGGACATCGTCGGCACCAGCCCGCTGATGCAGCAGCTGGTGAAGGAGATCGGCAAGGTCACCAGCAGCACCGCCACGGTGCTCATCAACGGCGAGAGCGGCACGGGCAAGGAGCTCTTCGCCCGCGTCATCCACAACTACTCCTATGACGAGGCCAAGCCCTTCATCGGCATCAACTGCTCGGCCATCGTGGACACGCTCCTGGAGAGCGAGCTGTTCGGCCACGAGAAGGGCTCGTTCACCGGCGCCACCACCACCAAGCAGGGCAAGTTCGAGCTGGCCGAGGACGGCACCGTCTTCCTGGACGAGATCGGCGACATGTCGCTGATGCTCCAGTCCAAGCTGCTCCGCGTGCTCCAGGAGCGGGAGTTCGAGCGCGTGGGCGGCGTCAAGCGCATCAAGCTGCGCGCGCGCGTCATCGCCGCCACCCACCGCACCCTCTCCGAGGAGGTGGCCTCGGGCCGCTTCCGCGAGGACCTCTACCAGCGCCTCAAGGTCATCACCCTGCGGATTCCCCCGCTGCGCGAGCGCCGGGAGGACATCCCCCTGCTGGTGCACCACCTGCTGGAGCGCATCAACGAGAAGGTGCACAAACGGGTGCTCCGCGTGCCCCCCGAGGTGCTGGAGCACCTGACGCGGCTGCCGTGGCGCGGCAACGTGCGCGAGCTGGAGAACGTGCTCACCCGCGCCGTGGTGCTCGCCCCGGGCGAGGTGTTGCTGGGTGAAGACTTGCCGGCCCTGGAGCCCGGGCCCCAGGAGCCTGGCCGGCCGCTCCCCGCCACCGGGCCCCTGTTCGCCGCCCCGGCCGTGGATGACGCCAGCCAGATTCCCACTTTGGAAGAAGCTGAGCGCGTTCTCATCCAGCGCGCCATGGCCGTCACCAAGGGGCACAAGGGCAAAACGTGCCAGATTCTGGGAATCAGCCGCCCGACGCTCGAGCGCAAACTCCAGAAATACGCGCTCTCCCAGCCAGTCCCCTCGTCCTTGGGTGGACAGGGATAG
- the mrpC gene encoding Crp/Fnr family transcriptional regulator MrpC, which produces MHGFNRPLGPIGSNVVAPLQTTSSGMMVTANKIVPGQESIDFKGYFKVESFPHNSVIYRYGDTTDRVYLLKSGRVRLMRVGKNGTRSVVSILRPGEIFGEVFRPEGTTIEEMAIASGEAEVWSIEGRDFRAQLEARPALALDVVRAYAERVRALRKRVLGLTFKEVPARLADTLLTLVEAHGERCPHGGETDLRGITQQDLADLVGASRSFVSTLINEMKRDGVLGNVGRILCVRDQKALRKIAGKEK; this is translated from the coding sequence ATGCACGGCTTCAACCGCCCCCTCGGCCCCATCGGTTCCAACGTTGTCGCCCCCCTGCAGACGACCAGCTCCGGGATGATGGTGACGGCCAACAAGATCGTTCCTGGCCAGGAATCGATCGACTTCAAGGGCTACTTCAAGGTCGAGTCCTTCCCCCACAACTCGGTCATCTACCGCTATGGGGACACCACCGACCGCGTGTACCTGCTCAAGTCCGGCCGCGTGCGCCTGATGCGCGTGGGCAAGAACGGCACCCGCTCGGTGGTGAGCATCCTGCGCCCTGGGGAGATCTTCGGCGAGGTGTTCCGCCCCGAGGGCACCACCATCGAGGAGATGGCGATCGCCTCCGGCGAGGCCGAGGTGTGGAGCATCGAGGGCCGCGACTTCCGCGCGCAGCTGGAGGCCCGCCCGGCCCTGGCGCTGGATGTGGTGCGCGCCTACGCCGAGCGCGTGCGTGCGCTGCGCAAGCGCGTGCTGGGCCTGACCTTCAAGGAAGTGCCGGCGCGGCTCGCCGACACCCTGCTGACGCTCGTCGAGGCGCACGGTGAGCGCTGCCCGCACGGCGGCGAGACGGACCTGCGCGGCATCACCCAGCAGGACCTCGCGGACCTGGTGGGCGCCTCGCGCTCCTTCGTGTCCACGCTCATCAACGAGATGAAGCGCGATGGCGTGCTGGGCAACGTCGGCCGCATCCTGTGCGTGCGCGACCAGAAGGCCCTGCGGAAGATCGCCGGCAAGGAGAAGTAA
- a CDS encoding complex I subunit 4 family protein, protein MSNLDPYLLSLVVFLPLFFAGILAFIPAQEPGPIRMLSLLAALADGAVALWAWTRFEPTGPEFQLEYRASWLDMGGLSYHVGVDGLALSLVMLVALLGPVVVLASWTSVRERVKEFHLALLFLQAVTMGALVSLDLMLFYIFFEAALLPTGLLVGVWGGPMRNKASARYFLASFAGSVLMLVSLLAIYSVALPAGQRTFDYTRVFNTLQEAHRELAACRTPVAECGALSPLAQTVGTWGPWIFGGIALAFAVKSALFPVHRWLAETQSEAPRAASVLLAIKLGAFGFWRFGFPLFPDATQQFRGVLTAMAVISIVYGALMCLAQRDIRRFLAYATISHLGSILLGMLTLTEEGATGSAYHMLNQGLSTAAIFLLVGYLQEQRGSKQVQDYGGLARTMPRFAFAFVLITFSLIGLPGTNGFVSEFLVLLGAFKSNLSPVVGALAATGVILSATYMLWLVQKVLFGPVRHPENHALKDLHGREWVITVPFLVLAVVLGLKPQPILDRLEPASRRFVARSSLGMEGANPPAELLRVTSAPLPEQAARDLGPDFVQPVQ, encoded by the coding sequence ATGAGTAATCTCGACCCCTATCTTCTGTCCCTCGTGGTCTTCCTCCCGCTGTTCTTCGCGGGGATTCTGGCGTTCATCCCGGCGCAGGAACCCGGACCGATCCGGATGCTGTCCCTGCTGGCGGCCCTGGCGGACGGGGCGGTGGCGCTCTGGGCCTGGACGCGCTTCGAGCCCACGGGGCCGGAGTTCCAGCTGGAGTACCGCGCGAGCTGGCTGGACATGGGCGGGCTGTCCTACCACGTGGGCGTGGATGGGCTGGCCCTCTCGCTGGTGATGCTCGTGGCGCTGCTGGGGCCCGTGGTGGTGCTGGCCAGCTGGACGTCGGTGCGTGAGCGGGTGAAGGAGTTCCACCTGGCGCTCCTGTTCCTGCAGGCCGTGACGATGGGCGCGCTGGTGTCGCTGGACCTGATGCTGTTCTACATCTTCTTCGAGGCGGCGCTGCTGCCCACGGGCCTGCTGGTGGGCGTGTGGGGCGGCCCCATGCGCAACAAGGCCAGCGCGCGCTACTTCCTGGCCTCGTTCGCCGGCAGCGTGCTCATGCTGGTGTCGCTGCTGGCCATCTACAGCGTGGCGCTGCCCGCGGGCCAGCGGACCTTCGACTACACGCGCGTCTTCAACACCCTGCAGGAGGCGCACCGGGAGCTGGCCGCGTGCCGCACGCCGGTGGCCGAGTGCGGCGCGCTCTCGCCGCTGGCCCAGACGGTGGGCACCTGGGGCCCGTGGATTTTCGGCGGCATCGCCCTGGCGTTCGCGGTGAAGTCGGCCCTGTTCCCGGTGCACCGGTGGCTGGCCGAGACGCAGTCCGAGGCGCCCCGCGCGGCCTCCGTGCTGCTGGCCATCAAGCTGGGGGCGTTCGGCTTCTGGCGCTTCGGCTTCCCGCTCTTCCCGGACGCCACCCAGCAGTTCCGGGGCGTGCTCACGGCCATGGCCGTCATCAGCATCGTGTACGGGGCGCTCATGTGCCTGGCCCAGCGGGACATCCGCCGGTTCCTCGCCTACGCGACCATCAGCCACCTGGGCAGCATCCTGCTGGGCATGCTGACCTTGACCGAGGAGGGCGCCACGGGCAGCGCCTACCACATGCTCAACCAGGGGCTCTCCACCGCGGCCATCTTCCTCTTGGTGGGCTACCTCCAGGAGCAGCGCGGCAGCAAGCAGGTGCAGGACTACGGCGGGCTTGCGCGCACCATGCCCCGCTTCGCCTTTGCCTTCGTGCTCATCACCTTCAGCCTCATCGGCCTGCCGGGCACCAACGGCTTCGTCAGCGAGTTCCTCGTGCTGCTGGGTGCCTTCAAGAGCAACCTGAGCCCGGTGGTGGGCGCGCTGGCGGCCACGGGCGTCATCCTCAGCGCCACGTACATGCTGTGGCTGGTGCAGAAGGTGCTCTTCGGGCCGGTGCGCCACCCGGAGAACCACGCCCTGAAGGATCTGCACGGGCGCGAGTGGGTCATCACCGTGCCCTTCCTGGTGCTGGCGGTGGTGCTGGGCCTCAAGCCCCAGCCCATCCTCGACCGGCTCGAGCCTGCCAGCCGCCGCTTCGTGGCGCGCTCCAGCCTGGGCATGGAGGGGGCCAACCCGCCGGCGGAGCTGCTCCGCGTGACGTCCGCCCCCCTGCCCGAGCAGGCCGCGCGGGACCTTGGGCCGGACTTCGTCCAGCCCGTGCAGTAA
- the mtnC gene encoding acireductone synthase, whose amino-acid sequence MERSPAVRAIVTDIEGTTSSLSFVKDVLFPYSARHLREFVLTHGHEPPVRRLLDEARELDGGARDGAALVDVLLRWIQEDRKYGPLKALQGLMWEEGYRRGDFQGHVYEDAARRLRDWHARGLRLYVYSSGSVQAQVALFRHTPFGDLTPLFQGHFDTRIGGKKEAAAYEAIRRELGLPAPDILFLSDVREELDAAAAAGLRTACLVRGEGPEGIPGPHPVARSFDELAV is encoded by the coding sequence ATGGAACGCTCCCCCGCGGTGCGGGCCATCGTCACCGACATCGAAGGCACCACCTCGAGCCTGTCCTTCGTGAAGGACGTGCTCTTCCCCTACTCGGCCCGCCACCTGCGGGAGTTCGTCCTCACCCACGGCCACGAGCCTCCGGTGCGCCGCCTGCTCGACGAGGCGCGGGAGCTGGACGGCGGGGCGCGGGACGGCGCGGCGCTGGTGGACGTCCTGCTGCGCTGGATTCAGGAGGACCGGAAGTACGGGCCGCTCAAGGCGCTGCAGGGCCTGATGTGGGAAGAGGGCTACCGCCGCGGGGACTTCCAGGGCCACGTGTACGAGGATGCCGCGCGCAGGCTGCGCGACTGGCACGCCCGGGGCCTGCGCCTCTACGTCTACTCCTCGGGCTCGGTGCAGGCGCAGGTGGCGCTCTTCCGCCACACCCCCTTCGGGGACCTCACCCCGCTCTTCCAGGGCCACTTCGACACCCGCATCGGGGGAAAGAAGGAGGCCGCCGCCTACGAGGCCATCCGCCGGGAGCTCGGCCTGCCCGCCCCGGACATCCTCTTCCTCTCGGACGTGCGGGAGGAGCTGGACGCGGCCGCCGCCGCGGGCCTGCGCACCGCGTGCCTGGTGCGCGGCGAGGGCCCCGAGGGGATTCCCGGGCCGCACCCGGTGGCGCGGAGCTTCGATGAACTGGCAGTGTGA
- a CDS encoding sensor histidine kinase has protein sequence MNPLLLQAVQLAWSPGLRVTHVEGDSPSILRRPAAELLDAPLHAALGISPERARDLDALAQENRRAVEFLSAQFGTGEPVSLRLVLGLHEGAPAAAVLDLNALLVGAPPVQISGLSSSLSHEIRNPLSSVKMAVQTLQRNTGLSDRDKRRLTIANREIRTMERMLWMLSEYGRDSVPNLDAHPLRSVLQEAQAMVAPELAERRIELHIEEEPELPRARVDTVRLRPVLAQLMLNIAMGQPEGSPLQVYLRAAPTGQAQLVLKDPVAALPPEEQATLFEPFGSRLAHGAGLSLAALRRVLLNQGGSVSAEGSAEPGMVFTLTFAS, from the coding sequence ATGAATCCTCTGCTCCTGCAAGCCGTGCAGCTCGCTTGGTCCCCTGGCCTGCGGGTGACCCATGTCGAAGGGGACAGCCCCTCCATCCTCCGCCGTCCCGCGGCGGAGCTGTTGGATGCGCCCCTGCATGCGGCGCTCGGCATCTCACCGGAGCGGGCGCGGGACCTGGACGCTTTGGCCCAGGAGAACCGCCGCGCCGTGGAGTTTCTTTCCGCCCAGTTCGGCACCGGCGAGCCCGTCTCCCTGCGGCTGGTGCTCGGCCTGCACGAGGGGGCCCCCGCGGCCGCCGTCCTGGACCTGAACGCCCTGCTCGTCGGCGCCCCGCCCGTCCAGATTTCGGGCCTCTCCTCCTCGCTCAGCCATGAGATCCGCAACCCCCTGAGCTCCGTGAAGATGGCGGTGCAGACGCTCCAGCGGAACACGGGCCTGTCGGACCGGGACAAGCGCCGGCTGACCATCGCCAACCGGGAGATCCGCACCATGGAGCGGATGCTCTGGATGCTGTCCGAGTACGGCCGCGACAGCGTGCCCAACCTGGACGCCCACCCCCTGCGCTCGGTGCTCCAGGAAGCCCAGGCCATGGTGGCCCCGGAGCTGGCCGAGCGCCGCATCGAGCTTCACATCGAGGAGGAGCCCGAGCTGCCCCGGGCCCGCGTGGACACCGTGCGGCTGCGGCCCGTGCTGGCCCAGCTGATGCTCAACATCGCCATGGGCCAGCCCGAGGGCTCCCCGCTCCAGGTGTACCTGCGCGCCGCCCCCACCGGCCAGGCGCAGCTCGTGCTGAAGGACCCCGTGGCGGCCTTGCCCCCGGAGGAGCAGGCCACCCTGTTCGAGCCCTTTGGCTCCCGGCTGGCACACGGGGCAGGCCTCTCCCTGGCCGCGCTCCGGCGGGTCCTGCTCAACCAGGGCGGCTCCGTGTCCGCCGAGGGAAGCGCCGAGCCGGGAATGGTGTTCACACTCACCTTCGCCTCGTGA